The nucleotide window TACAAATATCACAatcttcaatattttttacaaatttaaaaCCATAATTACTTAATAGTCCCATCATAAATTCAGAGTCAGAACTATTATGTGCACATCCAAaagatttaaaatatatattataattttctggtataattatattattttcattaaaattattatatattatagtatcatcattattttttatttcatcatcttcgctatttattatattttgtttttttttattcataatatttatatttttttttttttttttaatttgaactACATTATAATCCATCCTttcatttgtattattaatatcttCAACATCTGTTAATGTGTTTGCATCTTCTGCTGATGATGTTTTTGGTTTTCttgttttttcatcattaaattttatgaattttttaagagcattattatttctattttttagagcattattatttctattttttagAGCATTATTGTTTCTATTTTTTAGAGCATTATTATTTGCTTTCTCTTTTCTATcagaaatattattatattcagcAAAGTATGAATCATTATCTGAATCGATATCATATGTACTACTATCATTATGTTTTATGTAATCAGATGTGTTTGATTCactatttatttcattatccCAGTTTATAAGgccatttgttttttttttgaataactCAAGTATggataatttattttgtccattttgttttttgcttttttttttgcctTTTTTCTCGCTTTTTTTCTCGTTTTTTTTCttgctttttttattatctaaaAATAGCTGATCAAGCAAGTTCTTCACTTCATTTTTGTATGTGCAAGCGTAATATGTCCCAGTAGCAACTAAGCAAACCAAACTTAGTACTTTTATTTTGCTACTATTCATTTTGTGAAAGGGAAAACTGACAATTTATGATCTTGCATATATTCACATGTATATTTGTgagtatgtatatataaataagtatagtatacaattatgatatatcataatgaATGAAAGATTGAATTGTCaagtataaaatttttttttttttttttatgttttatttggTTATAAAGGTTGTTTCTTCGATTTTTATCACAAATTAAATAACTCTTTATTTTGgggaatataaaaattatgctaATAAATCATGGCAATTGTTTTATGTATTTGGTTAagtttatatttgtattaatctttaaaaatgtaaaaagaataactttatataatatctattcctatatatatatataatgcatagttttagaaataaatattgaaTTAACGATGTGATAATTACCTAAATTTAAATACTTACTTGTTTTATggcatatattattattactaaatattcttttatttttttttttaaaaatgtatatataaaaaaaataagataatatttataaattttgtttaaatatagtatgcaatatatatttaaaaatatatacaaaaaaaataaaatttatcttctatatatatatatatgcatatggggctttaaaaaaaatgttgtaAAATAAGTTATactattttaattaatatatcctatcattttattaaaaattaaaataaaaaataaaaaattaaaaataaaaaataaaaaattaaaaatataaaattaaaaatataaaattaaataataataataatagccaTGTTTAAGCAAATCCTTTATTGTTTGAAAAAATGTGTCACTATATAAGAGGGTTTGTCAAGgaattttttacataaaaaaatatatattatataaaattttgagAAAACCAAATAGTATGTATTAATAAGGATGTATTAAAAGAATTTATGTGAATAAATTATtctatatgtatacatacaCATAATTGAATAAATTGCAAATTGTGGAAAATATATGAACGGACATAGTATTATACTAAGATTTCCATTTTAgatatatcatatttatatttccttaatttaaaaaaaaaaaaaaaaaaaaagtatagcCATTTCAATGAACTTGTTCACTCTTTTGAcatttcaaaataaaaaatggaagaTATACCAAATCATTATAAGAGATATTATGTGTCTcataagaaaataaaaaggataattttaaatatggGGAAAAagtacaaaaaaaaagtaaggatctataaaataaaaaagttcaAATCAACATTCTTTActtatatatcatatattcTGTTTGTAaagcattatttttattacatcATTTTATcacatcatttttatcacatcatttttattcacatcatttttattcacatttttatcacattatttttattcacatcatttttattcacatcatttttatcacaccatttttatcacatttttattcacatcatttttatcacaccatttttatcacaccatttttatcacaccatttttatcacaccatttttataatagcTCGAAAAGGGTCTAATGCAAAATACTGTTAAACACGCGGACAAACAGAGTAAGGcttgaaaaaataaacacaaattttatatttttagaaataCAATAATTTGTAACACTTATAAAGATAGCTATAATTCTAGTGTGGTCACATTTAATGTGCATGTTTAAAGAAGTAACATAACAACATCGTTACCCTTATTATTTCCCCATGTTGttaggaataaaaatgttgcctccttttttatataacgATATAATTAGCcacgaaataaaaaaggtaAACAAATTTTcggaaaataaatataatgaaattataaaaaatttagttGAGGTATATAaagaattgaaaaaaataaaatgtaatagtgaattgttgaaaaataaaaaagatattGAAAAGATTTTAGACTTAATAGGATGTGATATAATtcattttgatttttatatccaaaaaaattttaaaataattatgaaattagtttttttttttgataaaataatgaatatatctataaatcAATGGGTATTATTAAGtctaataaaagaaaaattttgtaatataaatattgaaaatttgATAGTTTATTTATCCTTCTTATATTCTTCTCTTCgcttaataaataataatgaagtcaataataaagataaaaataatcaaataGATAATaaccaaaataaaaataatgaaacatgGATTCCTCCTGATACTTTTGAAAGAAcatcaaataaatttttgGTCAAATTAgatcatattatatatacaaaagtaaaaatagtaaaacatttaccatatttaatatttggattaaataatgatgatattgAACAGCATTTTATCAGCTTAATAGAgaaagaagaaataaaaaaaaaaaaaaaaaaaaaaaaaaaaaacgaaaaaaacgaaaaaaacgaaaaaaccGAAAAAACCGAAATAAACGAAATAAACGAAATAAACGAAATAAacgaaaaaaacgaaaaaaacgaaaaaaacgaaaagaTTGAAAAACGGAATACACACCAAACTAATGAGATAAATGCGAATTTACCAATTTCCAACAAAAcaaatgatgaagaaaataaagatatatcaaatgaaaaaaagtttaaaaaaaatctaAAAGAGTCACAACAAATAACATCagtatattttgataataaagATGCTACATGTTTTTCAAAACGAATTTTAAGATATGAAAATGCACAACTTATTAGATTCAGATGgtataatgataatgaatatgatcataataaaataatttttattgaGAGAAAAATACATCATGAAGAATGGACGGGAGAAAATTCAACAAAAGAAAGATTTGAATTAGaacaaaaatatgtattaaaatatatgaacggagaattaaatataagagattattttataaaaaaattgaataaaaaaaaaaaagaacttTATAAaataggaaataaaaaaagttgtATTACTGAACAAGTTAATTGTGtggatgaaaaaaaaataaaaaatttagaaaaaaaaacaaaaaaaaatattaaattagcaAATGAAATAcaacaaattatattaaataataatctaGAACCAATAATAAGAACCTCTTATTTAAGATCTGCATTTCAACAGAGTACTGACAATACTATAAGAATATCAATAGATACAAATATTTCGAtgttaaatgaatatattaaaaaaagagaatatTGGTGTAGATTATCTGAAGAAATTTTAGGAAAAAATGAAGTAATTCGTCTTAATTATGGAATTATAGAAGTTAAATTAAAAGTTAATAAAATACCTGAATGgattacaaatatattaaatagtAATGAatcaataaatttatataaatattcaaaatatcAAACAGCTATGGCTTTATTACATtctgaaaaaataaaatatataccaatatgggtatatgaaaatatacaTGAACGATTTGAATCGAAAAGTAATTTTAGTGACCTTACTATAAAAGATTCACATGGTCACATTAGtgattttgaaaaaattggGAATAATATGAATCAATACTCAAATAAATATCTTTATCCAACAAATGGTTATACAACAGATTTAAATATGTCTGCATATAATACATTGGATAAAATGGATGAATTagaaaaaacattttattggataaataataaatataataaacattttaaagaaaacgaaaaaataaatttattaaaaattgacCCTAAAGTAAATTTTGCTGCAGAAAGGACATTTCTTCATTATGCTATTGTATCTGTGTACATAACTTTATTGGCTCTATTTTTAGAtcgatataaaaataataatactaatatatatcttgttattattttgctACTAATCACTGCATTCTCTTCACTAATATCatcgtattttttttttttaaagagaAACAGTATAATTCAAAAGTAAGTATAAAGCCGTGAATACGATTTTGCTATCTCCCACGCGCCTCTCCACACGCCTCTCCACATGCCTCTATACATGCCTCTATACATGCCTCTATACATGCCTCTATACATGCCTCTATACATGCATCTCCATGCGCCTCTATTTATACACTATTTATACACCTATTTATGTATCTCCATATGCACTTCTCCCTTTTTAGGCGGAAAACTGGGGAATCCAACACAAAGCATCTACGATTCGACAGCTTTTATAGcccattaattttattagtgCTGCTTTTGTTTTCAATTGTTTTatcaatttattttaattttaatttcaaaGCTAAACCGTTGATTTGAATACACAGGGTTTACTTTTTCCTTGtttgtacatttttttttattgtttttttattgttttttttattgttttttttatttctttttttattgctTTTTTTATTgctttttttctatttttatttccttttaGTATATCTACTATTTATTCCGATACATTTCCCACACCTTTAAACATGGGTAATATATtaacttaatttttttgtgtatttatttatcctaagctattttaatttaaataaaaaatttaaataaaaaatgtaaataaaaaatgtaaataaaaaaatgtaaataaaaaaaacagtgtaaaaaaaaacagtgTACAAAAACAGCGTCAAGCAagccaaataaaaatatatggtcATAAAATTTGGTCAAAAATTGGTCAAAATATCCCCATAAAAGGAACCAGTTTTAAACATTGAAAAAAGGCAAAAAAATTCCAAAGATGGTAATACTAAATACAAACATGTAAGatgaataaaatgaaatacaTCATTaggtaaaaaaataaattctaAAGACCATGaagaaattattttataaacaaataaatacgAAAAACATAATTAGTTTTAAAAAGTTTTTCATCACAacagaaataaataaaaatgttgatTTAGATAATTTTcttaatgatataaaaaccAATGAAAGCAAAACATGGGAACATTATGTACAAGGAATAAATCCTGATTATGAGCCACGAAAAGAAATGtatcaatttttaaaaaataaaaacattaaCGTATATAGAATGACTGTTTATGAGATTGAATGTTTCACAAAATGGATACTTATGCGAAAAATATATGGAGATAAATATCCACAATTTCCATACGAGATTACATTTGAAGACAAAATTAATCAACTAAAACAAAAATACCCattagaataataaaaaaatatcttaCATGTGTGTGTGCAAATTTCATAATTtgttatatgaaaataaaattagcGAATGTGATAAGTTCCGTTACATACTATATCATATGATactgttttattaattttaaaagataATTCAAAAAACGCTTGTTATTTTGATGTATGAAAATATGGGTATATTTAAAGACATGAAAATGGAGAAGTGccatatacatatgcattaataaaaagataaattGAGGAAAATGCGAAAATAAGTAAATTTACatacaaaaaacaaaaaaataataacaaattaacatatatatatatatatatatatatatatatatatatatatgactaTTTAATTATGCaaacacaaataataataaaatcaaTAATGACCTTGtgaaatttatttcattggtattttatatatacaactaagaattttttttttttgacatATATCTTTGAGTCCTATATATAAATACGCCATCTTCatctacattattttttatatcgtTATATGATGTATCAAGttgatttttatattttatttttttaagtaacAAACTTAAGTAAGCGCATTGGAAATTATTTTCCTCTTCGCTATTAAACGATtttataatccttaaaataCTATTAATCATATGCTCATTCTGTTCatgcatattgtttttttcactgtcgctatttttattaacatactCACCATTTTCATTAACATACtcaccatttttattaacatactcaccatttttattaacgtactcaccatttttattaacatactCACCATTTTCTTGATTGCGAATAAAATCAGTCATAGAAATTATTAACTGTTCAGGAATATCTGGATcagttaatatattttttatttttttaattagtTCTGCTTTATTTTGCAAAGTAAAATTggtatttatttgtttttcctGTTTTGTGGATTCATTCGAATCAATACTCAAGTCAGTTTCATTAACAttagtaatattataattttcttttttatgtGAGCAcctaatcattttttttccatttggACGTAGCGACACATTTTCTGTTAATAAAAGTAACTTTccaattattattaacaaagCTGTTTCACATTTTAATATTCTTTctgataaatttaaaaaattaaaatttaatttttgtaaCAAATAAATTTCTAAATCTGAAAATCCTCGTTCACAACCTAACATTAAAagtatttttcctttttctttGTTTAAAATAGAATATTCAAGAggatgttcattttttttttttatatctgtGTGTGCACACACTTTTATTGTATTTTCATCACAATAATTCTGaatgttcataaaaaaagaaCTAAATGTATAATGCACATAAACTTTTGGAAAACTTGTGCACATAGCTTGTTCTAATCCCAATTGAAGTGCAAActttatttcatcattttttaacattttactGGATTCATAAcatttatttgaatattctgaaaatacaataataatttttttaacaccTACAGAAGATAATTGTTGAAGTGCTTTATTTAAAACTTTTGGTCGAGGTATACATAAAACAACGTCAATAGGTAAAAAGTTATTTTGAGATTTTTCTAAATGTATAGgagttaataattttattatataaaattttggATTTTCTTCTAAAATAATTCCTTCCCCTTTACCTTTATTAATTACTCCAACTTTAattatttgatttaatttaacttttaaaatattttttaaatggcTTGTTTGTCTTCCATCggttttaaataaatagtCCCCATcatttttgtaaattatGTTTGCACTAATTAGTATTAAGTTCATTTGGTCTTTTGTTTTATTCGATTTTTTTGCGGATAAAAGAAGATTGTTTCAC belongs to Plasmodium yoelii strain 17X genome assembly, chromosome: 11 and includes:
- a CDS encoding RNA methyltransferase, putative, which gives rise to MNLILISANIIYKNDGDYLFKTDGRQTSHLKNILKVKLNQIIKVGVINKGKGEGIILEENPKFYIIKLLTPIHLEKSQNNFLPIDVVLCIPRPKVLNKALQQLSSVGVKKIIIVFSEYSNKCYESSKMLKNDEIKFALQLGLEQAMCTSFPKVYVHYTFSSFFMNIQNYCDENTIKVCAHTDIKKKNEHPLEYSILNKEKGKILLMLGCERGFSDLEIYLLQKLNFNFLNLSERILKCETALLIIIGKLLLLTENVSLRPNGKKMIRCSHKKENYNITNVNETDLSIDSNESTKQEKQINTNFTLQNKAELIKKIKNILTDPDIPEQLIISMTDFIRNQENGEYVNKNGEYVNKNGEYVNKNGEYVNENGEYVNKNSDSEKNNMHEQNEHMINSILRIIKSFNSEEENNFQCAYLSLLLKKIKYKNQLDTSYNDIKNNVDEDGVFIYRTQRYMSKKKNS
- a CDS encoding vacuolar transporter chaperone, putative, translated to MEDIPNHYKRYYVSHKKIKRIILNMGKKYKKKLEKGLMQNTVKHADKQRIKMLPPFLYNDIISHEIKKVNKFSENKYNEIIKNLVEVYKELKKIKCNSELLKNKKDIEKILDLIGCDIIHFDFYIQKNFKIIMKLVFFFDKIMNISINQWVLLSLIKEKFCNINIENLIVYLSFLYSSLRLINNNEVNNKDKNNQIDNNQNKNNETWIPPDTFERTSNKFLVKLDHIIYTKVKIVKHLPYLIFGLNNDDIEQHFISLIEKEEIKKKKKKKKKNEKNEKNEKTEKTEINEINEINEINEKNEKNEKNEKIEKRNTHQTNEINANLPISNKTNDEENKDISNEKKFKKNLKESQQITSVYFDNKDATCFSKRILRYENAQLIRFRWYNDNEYDHNKIIFIERKIHHEEWTGENSTKERFELEQKYVLKYMNGELNIRDYFIKKLNKKKKELYKIGNKKSCITEQVNCVDEKKIKNLEKKTKKNIKLANEIQQIILNNNLEPIIRTSYLRSAFQQSTDNTIRISIDTNISMLNEYIKKREYWCRLSEEILGKNEVIRLNYGIIEVKLKVNKIPEWITNILNSNESINLYKYSKYQTAMALLHSEKIKYIPIWVYENIHERFESKSNFSDLTIKDSHGHISDFEKIGNNMNQYSNKYLYPTNGYTTDLNMSAYNTLDKMDELEKTFYWINNKYNKHFKENEKINLLKIDPKVNFAAERTFLHYAIVSVYITLLALFLDRYKNNNTNIYLVIILLLITAFSSLISSYFFFLKRNSIIQKRKTGESNTKHLRFDSFYSPLILLVLLLFSIVLSIYFNFNFKAKPLI